The Mustelus asterias unplaced genomic scaffold, sMusAst1.hap1.1 HAP1_SCAFFOLD_656, whole genome shotgun sequence genome window below encodes:
- the LOC144487231 gene encoding IgGFc-binding protein-like produces the protein METCGCFGNGHYYEPGEVLIQKDCRRRCECSSMGLICRDTACSSDERCEVKNGVRGCHNKDPCKAAKCRVKENCVVEKGIGRCVPQYSGKCWAWGDPHYHTFDKLNFNFQGTCTYIISETCGSDHGLTPFKVEAKNDIRGNDAVSYVKIVHINVYGYTISIYKGEIGKVRVDGVRRSLPVTLVDGKLHLYQRGEFAVVETDFGLKVMYEWKWYLIVEIPSSYFGQLCGLCGNFNGKADDDKLFPNGTRASSIVHWAGSWKVNERDPFCWDYCRGYCPTCSDEHRKLYESEKYCGWLQKIFEPCHQKVEHRPFFDSCVYDVCLNQGRKSMLCQALAAYATECQKEGIIVKNWRKETSCPYKCPANSHYEACSKACPATCDDPKGTADCKQPCVEGCQCDAGHVLVDGKCEPTSLACGCTYQGIHYKPKERFWADDKCHVQCYCDPDLRMVVCEENRCKASEVCATIDGVRGCFPASNSTCSANGDPHYRTFDGTRYNFMGTCVYKLSGLCSKASDLTPFEVRVENDHRGSKAVSYTKVVTVQVYGTTIVLSVTKPRRVMVNGVLTSLPCYLDTDRITVYRSGWTGVVQTDFGLKVTFDWRTHVTVTLPSSYAGAVCGLCGSYNGHRDGDLRLPDGRVTRDAEAFGKSWKVADVPGCVTGCGKQCPVCPKDHEGKFSGDDYCGKIPSASGPFRDCLKVVDPAPFFHDCIYDVCHYRGLRKALCEALSLYTAACQEAGAKVYAWRTNNFCPAECPKNSHYELAGSGCPATCYSLTAPQGCQAPSREGCQCENGFILSGDQCVPLSECGCAHQGWYRKKGEVFYPGALCKQRCVCRGDGEVECVGTVCGPGEVCKTANGVQGCHPAGHAKCVASGDPHYVSFDGVRFDFQGTCTYILSKAVKLSSGLEEFSVLVDNVKWGNGRVAVTRMVMVNVYGHRFTMEQGVKWKVQVDGELFNLPFQLRCKSVKVTQEGNKIVLQTRFGLQVTYDAVYYVAVVVPSTYQGKLGGLCGNYDMDDKNEFTLPDGKVTRDMTVFGASWKVSVRGMQCSDGCGDKCPRCDAEKTSLYGRNDACGLLQAGNGPFAACIRVIKPEAFFKNCLYDVCEANGQREVLCNSLQAYAIACQSAGVHIKSWRNKDFCPLSCPANSHYELCAGTCESSCSEILAPGGCDATCSEGCQCDAGYVSSGIECVPLENCGCVYQGRYFQAEEVIFTRNCLEKCTCYPTGVVVCEKVGCAANEVCQLRNGVRGCYTKEGICSITEGRRLATFDGRAAEVRAPGIYEVASICDQRSAVWFRALVEFRACSKHAKLGAAAIYVYFEGAFIAVTEEKTIWVNGQPVKQDQLPFKATSKVTIKVEAGGVMVEHDGKVRLLFRGFGDVTVTVADTLRKQLCGACGNFDGSSKGELTMPNGKVTTDVEQYFRAWLAKEFSSCLI, from the exons ATGGAGACGTGTGGCTGTTTCGGGAACGGTCACTATTATGAg CCCGGAGAGGTGCTGATTCAGAAAGACTGCAGGAGAAGATGTGAATGTTCCAGTATGGGTCTGATCTGCCGTGACACGGCCTGTAGCAGTGATGAGAGGTGTGAGGTGAAGAACGGCGTTCGGGGATGTCACAACAAGG ATCCCTGCAAAGCTGCCAAGTGCAGAGTGAAGGAGAACTGCGTCGTGGAGAAGGGGATTGGAAGGTGTGTGCCACAGTATTCGGGTAAATGCTGGGCCTGGGGAGATCCCCATTATCACACCTTCGACAAACTGAACTTCAACTTCCAGGGAACGTGCACCTACATCATCTCGGAGACCTGTGGCTCCGACCATGGCCTGACTCCCTTCAAGGTCGAAGCTAAGAACGATATCCGTGGAAACGATGCGGTATCGTACGTGAAGATTGTTCACATCAATGTGTATGGCTACACAATATCCATCTATAAAGGAGAGATTGGAAAAGTCAGG GTCGATGGGGTGCGAAGATCATTACCAGTGACACTGGTGGATGGAAAGTTGCATCTATATCAGAGAGGGGAGTTTGCCGTGGTGGAGACGGATTTTGGTCTGAAAGTGATGTATGAGTGGAAGTGGTATCTGATCGTCGAGATTCCAAGCAGTTACTTTGGACAGCTTTGTGGTCTGTGCGGCAACTTCAATGGTAAGGCTGACGATGACAAACTCTTTCCAAATGGCACCAGGGCTTCCTCGATCGTTCACTGGGCTGGCAGCTGGAAGGTCAACGAACGGGACCCCTTCTGCTGGGACTATTGCCGTGGCTACTGCCCCACCTGCTCAGACGAGCATCGCAAGCTTTACGAGAGTGAGAAGTACTGTGGGTGGCTGCAGAAGATCTTCGAACCCTGTCACCAAAAGGTGGAGCACCGACCCTTCTTTGACAGCTGTGTCTATGATGTAtgtctgaaccagggcaggaagaGCATGCTATGCCAGGCCCTGGCAGCCTATGCCACGGAATGCCAGAAGGAGGGAATCATTGTGAAAAACTGGCGCAAAGAAACATCCTGCC CCTACAAGTGCCCGGCGAACAGCCATTATGAGGCCTGCAGTAAAGCCTGCCCGGCGACCTGCGACGACCCAAAGGGGACAGCAGACTGCAAGCAGCCATGTGTAGAGGGTTGCCAGTGTGACGCGGGCCACGTGCTGGTGGATGGGAAGTGCGAGCCCACCTCCTTGGCCTGCGGCTGCACCTATCAGGGGATCCACTACAAGCCCAAGGAGAGGTTCTGGGCGGATGATAAGTGCCATGTGCAGTGCTACTGTGACCCTGACCTCAGGATGGTCGTTTGTGAGGAGAATAGATGCAAGGCCAGCGAAGTGTGCGCCACCATCGATGGGGTCCGGGGCTGCTTCCCGGCCAGTAATTCCACCTGCTCTGCCAACGGGGACCCCCACTACCGAACCTTTGATGGAACCAGGTACAACTTTATGGGCACCTGTGTCTACAAGCTGTCCGGCCTGTGCTCCAAGGCCTCCGACCTCACCCCGTTTGAGGTGCGTGTGGAGAACGATCACCGTGGCAGCAAGGCAGTCTCCTACACCAAGGTGGTGACGGTGCAGGTCTACGGAACCACCATCGTCCTCAGTGTGACCAAACCCCGCAGAGTGATG GTGAATGGTGTCCTCACATCGCTGCCCTGTTACCTGGACACTGACCGGATCACCGTCTACAGGAGTGGCTGGACTGGGGTGGTCCAGACGGACTTTGGCCTGAAGGTGACCTTCGACTGGCGGACCCACGTGACGGTCACTCTGCCCAGCAGCTACGCGGGAGCCGTCTGCGGCCTGTGTGGGAGTTACAACGGCCACAGGGATGGTGACTTGCGCCTGCCGGACGGCCGGGTCACTCGCGACGCTGAGGCCTTTGGGAAGAGCTGGAAGGTGGCCGATGTCCCGGGCTGCGTCACTGGCTGTGGGAAGCAATGCCCCGTCTGCCCCAAGGACCACGAGGGGAAGTTCAGCGGGGACGATTATTGCGGGAAAATACCCAGCGCTTCAGGACCCTTCCGCGACTGCCTCAAGGTGGTGGACCCCGCGCCTTTCTTCCACGATTGCATCTACGATGTCTGTCACTACCGAGGTCTCCGCAAAGCCCTGTGTGAGGCCCTCAGCCTTTACACTGCCGCCTGTCAGGAGGCCGGGGCCAAGGTCTATGCTTGGAGGACCAACAACTTCTGTC ctGCTGAGTGTCCAAAGAATTCTCACTATGAACTGGCTGGTTCTGGCTGTCCAGCCACCTGCTACAGTCTGACTGCCCCCCAGGGCTGCCAGGCCCCGTCCCGGGAGGGCTGCCAGTGTGAAAACGGATTCATCCTGAGCGGTGACCAGTGCGTCCCGCTGTCCGAGTGTGGCTGCGCCCACCAGGGATGGTACCGCAAGAAGGGCGAGGTTTTCTACCCTGGCGCCCTCTGCAAGCAGCGGTGTGTCTGTCGGGGGGACGGCGAGGTTGAGTGCGTAGGCACCGTCTGCGGGCCAGGGGAGGTGTGCAAGACAGCCAACGGGGTGCAAGGCTGCCACCCGGCCGGACACGCCAAGTGCGTGGCCTCGGGCGACCCCCACTACGTGTCCTTTGACGGAGTGAGATTTGACTTCCAAGGAACCTGCACCTACATCCTGTCCAAGGCAGTGAAGCTGAGCAGTGGCCTGGAGGAGTTCAGTGTCTTGGTGGACAATGTCAAGTGGGGCAATGGCAGGGTGGCGGTCACTCGCATGGTCATGGTCAATGTCTACGGCCATCGCTTCACCATGGAGCAAGGGGTGAAGTGGAAGGTTCAG GTCGATGGGGAACTCTTTAATCTGCCCTTCCAGCTGCGCTGTAAGAGTGTAAAGGTGACCCAGGAAGGGAACAAGATCGTGCTGCAGACAAGGTTTGGTCTGCAGGTCACATACGATGCAGTGTATTATGTGGCTGTGGTGGTCCCCAGCACCTACCAGGGGAAACTGGGCGGTCTGTGCGGGAACTACGACATGGACGACAAGAACGAGTTCACCCTTCCTGACGGCAAGGTGACCCGAGACATGACGGTGTTTGGAGCGAGCTGGAAGGTGTCGGTCCGGGGGATGCAGTGTAGCGATGGCTGTGGGGACAAGTGTCCACGCTGCGATGCGGAAAAGACCAGCTTGTACGGCAGGAACGATGCTTGTGGCCTCTTGCAAGCTGGCAATGGGCCGTTTGCCGCTTGTATACGTGTGATTAAACCTGAAGCCTTCTTTAAGAACTGCCTGTATGATGTGTGTGAAGCCAATGGACAGCGGGAGGTGCTCTGTAACAGTCTCCAAGCATACGCCATTGCCTGTCAGTCCGCTGGTGTCCACATCAAATCCTGGAGGAACAAAGACTTCTGCC CTCTCTCCTGTCCAGCGAACAGCCACTATGAACTCTGTGCCGGTACCTGTGAATCCAGCTGTTCTGAAATCCTTGCCCCTGGGGGCTGCGATGCCACGTGTTCAGAGGGTTGTCAGTGCGATGCTGGTTACGTCTCCAGTGGCATAGAATGTGTTCCTCTGGAAAACTGTGGCTGCGTCTATCAAGGAAGATATTTCCAG GCGGAGGAGGTTATCTTCACACGGAATTGTCTGGAGAAGTGCACTTGCTACCCCACAGGTGTGGTGGTGTGTGAGAAGGTGGGCTGCGCAGCCAATGAGGTGTGCCAGCTCCGGAATGGCGTGCGAGGCTGCTACACAAAGGAAGGTATCTGCTCAATCACAGAGGGCCGGAGGCTGGCCACATTCGATGGCAGAGCAGCAGAGGTGCGGGCACCGGGGATATACGAGGTGGCCTCCATCTGCGATCAGCGCTCAGCAGTGTGGTTCCGAGCACTGGTGGAGTTCAGGGCCTGCAGCAAACATGCTAAGCTGGGTGCAGCAGCCATCTACGTGTACTTTGAGGGTGCCTTCATCGCTGTGACCGAGGAGAAAACCATCTGG